A region of Thermococcus barossii DNA encodes the following proteins:
- a CDS encoding 2-phosphoglycerate kinase, producing the protein MIIVTDPERKIRLPFSRGILTRSITLAGVEVGIAYIIATEVQKELNEEKRKLVTTEEIRELTYRKLIEHGLGEAAKRYLFWRQLRRLKIPITILLGGATGVGKSTIATELAFRLGIRSVIGTDTIREVMRKIIAPELLPDIHTSSFLAWKAIPREGGSESALIKGFKNQVEHVSVGIAAVLDRAYKEGFNAIIEGIHLVPGYVELKENSFMYVITVGSRKDLEARFYERARYSKRSADYYLEHLDAIMEIQDFIVERAREHRVPVINNVELEKTVNAIMEDIMGRLMERMETKMKA; encoded by the coding sequence ATGATAATCGTAACGGACCCTGAGAGAAAAATACGCCTGCCCTTTTCGAGGGGCATCCTGACGCGCTCAATAACCCTCGCCGGCGTTGAGGTGGGCATAGCGTACATAATCGCCACAGAGGTTCAGAAGGAGCTTAACGAAGAGAAGCGCAAACTGGTGACGACGGAGGAGATACGCGAGCTAACTTACAGGAAGCTCATCGAGCACGGACTCGGCGAGGCGGCAAAGCGCTACCTATTCTGGCGCCAGCTCAGGAGGCTTAAGATACCCATAACGATACTCCTTGGAGGAGCAACCGGTGTCGGAAAATCCACGATAGCCACCGAACTGGCCTTCAGGCTCGGCATACGGAGCGTCATCGGGACTGACACGATAAGGGAGGTCATGCGGAAGATAATCGCGCCGGAGCTCCTCCCGGACATCCACACCTCATCGTTCCTGGCCTGGAAAGCCATACCCCGGGAGGGGGGAAGTGAGTCCGCCCTGATAAAGGGCTTCAAAAACCAGGTCGAGCACGTCTCGGTGGGCATAGCGGCGGTTCTCGACAGGGCCTACAAGGAGGGGTTCAACGCGATAATTGAGGGCATTCACCTCGTTCCGGGCTACGTTGAACTCAAGGAGAACAGCTTCATGTACGTGATAACCGTGGGCAGTAGGAAGGATTTGGAGGCTAGGTTCTACGAGAGGGCGCGCTACAGCAAGAGGTCGGCCGATTACTATCTGGAACACCTCGATGCGATAATGGAGATACAGGATTTCATCGTTGAAAGAGCCAGGGAACACAGGGTACCTGTCATAAACAACGTCGAGCTTGAGAAAACTGTCAACGCGATAATGGAGGACATAATGGGGAGGCTCATGGAGAGGATGGAGACAAAGATGAAGGCCTGA